A section of the Clostridium omnivorum genome encodes:
- a CDS encoding YihY/virulence factor BrkB family protein has product MNKTSIKNFIKNMFFRYIDDEVTAMSSQLAYSLLLSFFPFIILLFTLIGYSPLKSTDVLSMLNNLLPNDVFKLVKNTVVEIVDTKRLGLLSFGMISTIWTASNGFNAVIRGLNMAYDEEEKRPYWKVQLVAILSTLGLIVIILTALALIVFGELGLKLLVKHFKQIRTLELIIDISRYIIGIFIMLITITIVYRFTPSKKLKIKEVIPGAIFTSLGWTAASLIFAYYVNNFGNYSMIYGSLGAVIALMTWLFISSVIIMLGGEINASIAYVKAGKEKPKGHKY; this is encoded by the coding sequence GTGAATAAAACTTCAATAAAAAATTTTATTAAAAACATGTTCTTTCGGTATATCGACGATGAAGTTACCGCCATGAGTTCTCAACTTGCTTATAGTTTGCTTCTGTCCTTTTTTCCTTTTATAATTCTCTTATTTACTCTAATAGGCTATAGTCCTTTAAAAAGTACGGATGTATTGTCTATGTTAAATAACCTCCTACCCAATGATGTTTTTAAACTAGTCAAAAATACGGTGGTAGAAATAGTTGATACTAAAAGGTTGGGATTGCTATCCTTTGGTATGATTTCAACAATTTGGACAGCATCAAATGGATTTAATGCTGTAATAAGAGGTCTTAATATGGCCTACGATGAAGAAGAAAAAAGACCTTACTGGAAAGTTCAGTTAGTAGCTATACTCTCTACCTTAGGATTAATCGTAATCATTCTCACCGCATTAGCATTAATAGTATTTGGAGAATTAGGTTTAAAACTACTTGTCAAACACTTTAAACAAATTAGAACATTAGAACTCATAATAGATATCAGCAGATATATAATTGGAATATTTATAATGCTAATTACTATTACTATAGTATATCGATTTACTCCAAGTAAAAAGCTTAAAATTAAGGAAGTGATTCCGGGTGCAATCTTCACCAGCTTAGGCTGGACAGCTGCTTCATTAATTTTTGCTTATTATGTTAATAATTTTGGAAACTATTCTATGATTTATGGGAGCTTGGGTGCTGTTATAGCCCTAATGACTTGGCTGTTTATAAGCTCAGTAATTATAATGTTAGGTGGAGAAATAAATGCATCCATAGCCTATGTTAAAGCTGGTAAAGAAAAACCCAAAGGTCACAAATACTAA
- a CDS encoding response regulator: MNDNLLFEMDEEKSSNIVIYSTDIGGLNSFILDLKSEGYEVYIESCKHCMENIQKCIIETLNEKCPSVVIIDNDFDNTGISFFKMIKNEGTIENIPVIFLGFKDINTKLEILRLGAIDYLEKPYNITELSNKTKNLMDIGKKFINSRIFDTLTRVYSRKYGEAYSKRVFKASNLEKTPYTVLALDIDNMSMINKVFGKERGDLFLKEFSNILKQNLDMREFIYRYSGEKFIFVLPGKNTVEALRFSEKMQYEVAKLSDQYNIKISFTAGIASYNGITEDEKKIVSYALQSIDEGKKDGKSRTYIHLSSIEDDAKKNILILDEDEILLTILKTRYIHKGYEVFTTNNFDSAMSVMSDKNIDLIITDFSIPGIGCAELIKSSHNINKSLKIIVLSSQKNENCIEIALNAGADDYITKPFSPVELDLRIQKLFR, encoded by the coding sequence ATGAATGACAACTTATTATTTGAAATGGACGAAGAAAAGTCATCTAATATTGTAATATATTCAACTGATATAGGGGGATTAAATAGCTTTATATTGGACTTAAAGTCTGAGGGCTATGAGGTATATATAGAAAGCTGTAAACACTGCATGGAAAACATTCAGAAGTGCATTATTGAAACACTTAATGAAAAATGCCCAAGTGTTGTAATAATAGATAATGATTTCGATAACACCGGTATATCTTTCTTTAAAATGATAAAAAACGAAGGAACTATTGAAAACATTCCAGTGATTTTTTTAGGATTCAAGGATATAAATACTAAACTTGAGATTTTAAGGCTAGGTGCAATTGACTATTTGGAAAAACCCTATAATATTACAGAACTTTCTAATAAGACAAAGAATTTAATGGACATTGGCAAGAAATTTATAAATAGTAGAATATTTGATACATTGACTAGGGTATATTCTCGGAAATATGGTGAAGCCTACAGTAAAAGGGTATTTAAAGCATCAAATTTAGAAAAGACCCCTTATACTGTATTGGCCTTAGATATCGACAATATGTCCATGATTAATAAAGTATTTGGGAAAGAGAGAGGAGACTTATTTTTAAAGGAATTTTCTAATATTTTAAAACAAAATTTAGATATGAGAGAATTCATATATAGATATTCAGGAGAAAAGTTTATCTTTGTTTTGCCAGGAAAAAATACTGTTGAAGCTCTACGCTTTTCTGAGAAAATGCAGTATGAAGTTGCAAAGCTATCAGACCAGTATAATATTAAAATTAGTTTTACTGCAGGTATAGCCTCCTATAATGGCATTACAGAAGATGAAAAAAAAATAGTTAGTTATGCACTTCAAAGCATCGATGAAGGAAAGAAGGATGGAAAGAGCAGGACATATATACATCTATCTTCAATTGAAGATGATGCTAAAAAAAATATACTAATATTAGATGAGGATGAAATTTTGCTTACTATATTAAAAACTAGGTATATCCACAAAGGATACGAAGTTTTTACAACTAATAATTTTGATAGTGCAATGAGTGTTATGAGTGATAAAAATATAGACTTAATAATTACCGATTTTTCTATACCAGGCATAGGTTGTGCTGAATTAATAAAATCATCTCATAATATCAATAAGAGTTTGAAAATAATAGTACTTTCTAGTCAAAAAAATGAAAATTGTATTGAAATAGCTTTGAATGCAGGTGCTGATGATTATATAACAAAACCATTTTCTCCTGTAGAACTTGATCTAAGAATTCAAAAATTGTTTAGATAG
- a CDS encoding family 2 glycosyl transferase, whose product MKRYFMVIILIVAIAFSYFKLTPIIRDKTSIHKDNVKYVCMVDDKYFYVNKYGKWEKEFIKGVNIGAGKPGTFPGELAITKEEYLRWFKYIGELNANTIRVYTILKPEFYNALYEYNKKNIKPIYVMQGVWINEDDIANTNDAFNPKIMDRFKQDIKTTIDIIHGNAVLAPEKGHASGVYSKDVSQYFTAWILGIEWDPDFVIGTNEKNKGKTSFQGKYLFAKGASPFETWLSEVGDYTIDYETARYGMQRPLSFTNWVTTDVLKHPNEPLEREDKVSVNTEKIQKEAAFKPGLFASYHIYPYYPDFMNYQSNYKNFTDENGNINTYKAYLKDLRKEYNMPVLVAEFGIPASRGMAHVNIHSGYNQGNIDEKTQGEMCKNMLQDIYDEGYAGGLVFTWQDEWFKRTWNTMDFDIADRRPYWSNPQTNEQEFGLLAFDPGSKKSISYVDGNIDEWKKIKPVVQDDNLKMYVQSDEKYLYLLAQCKNFDKDKENLIIPIDITDGSGNIQWKEKNISFDKPADFLVVIDGEKKSRVLVDAYYDSFYYMYSKLNMIEKNQSFENKNNGIFNPIYLCLNRELFLPQDKIKLPLSKYETGKLVYGDGNPEHKNYNSLADFIINGDNIEIRIPWALLNVMDPSTKMVIGDMYKVGIMPIKTNGISIGLLALKGNTLERGTRMANYSWKEWEQPTYHERLKPSYYIIQKAFKDIEVK is encoded by the coding sequence ATGAAGAGATATTTTATGGTTATTATTCTTATAGTTGCAATTGCCTTTTCGTATTTTAAATTAACTCCTATTATTAGAGATAAAACTTCGATTCATAAAGATAATGTGAAATATGTATGTATGGTGGATGATAAATATTTTTATGTAAATAAGTATGGAAAATGGGAAAAGGAATTTATAAAGGGCGTAAATATAGGTGCTGGTAAGCCTGGAACATTTCCTGGGGAACTAGCAATAACGAAGGAAGAATACCTTAGGTGGTTTAAGTATATTGGAGAATTAAATGCTAATACGATAAGAGTCTATACTATTTTGAAGCCTGAATTTTATAATGCCCTTTATGAATATAATAAAAAAAATATAAAACCTATTTATGTAATGCAGGGCGTATGGATTAATGAGGATGATATTGCAAATACAAATGATGCATTTAACCCTAAGATAATGGATAGATTTAAGCAGGATATAAAAACTACAATAGATATAATTCATGGGAATGCTGTGCTAGCACCTGAAAAAGGGCACGCAAGTGGTGTATATAGTAAAGATGTATCTCAGTACTTTACTGCTTGGATATTAGGAATTGAATGGGATCCTGATTTTGTTATTGGAACTAATGAAAAGAATAAGGGCAAAACTAGTTTCCAAGGAAAGTATCTTTTTGCAAAAGGTGCCTCTCCATTTGAAACATGGCTTTCTGAGGTAGGAGATTATACTATCGATTACGAAACTGCAAGGTACGGAATGCAGAGACCCCTTAGCTTTACAAATTGGGTTACTACAGATGTGCTAAAACATCCCAATGAGCCCCTTGAGAGAGAAGATAAGGTAAGTGTAAATACAGAAAAAATTCAAAAAGAAGCTGCTTTTAAGCCAGGTTTATTTGCATCTTATCATATTTATCCCTATTATCCAGACTTTATGAATTATCAAAGCAATTACAAAAACTTTACTGATGAAAATGGAAATATAAATACCTACAAAGCTTATTTAAAGGATTTAAGAAAAGAGTATAATATGCCAGTATTAGTTGCTGAGTTTGGCATACCAGCTTCAAGAGGAATGGCCCATGTAAATATTCACAGTGGATATAACCAAGGTAACATTGATGAAAAAACTCAAGGTGAAATGTGCAAGAATATGCTTCAAGATATTTATGATGAGGGGTATGCCGGAGGGTTGGTTTTTACATGGCAGGACGAGTGGTTTAAGAGAACTTGGAATACCATGGACTTCGATATAGCGGATAGAAGACCTTATTGGTCAAATCCGCAGACTAATGAACAGGAATTCGGATTGCTGGCTTTTGATCCCGGAAGTAAAAAAAGTATAAGCTATGTAGATGGTAATATTGATGAATGGAAGAAAATTAAACCAGTTGTTCAAGATGATAATCTAAAAATGTATGTGCAGTCTGATGAAAAATATTTATATTTACTAGCACAATGTAAGAATTTCGATAAGGATAAGGAAAACTTAATCATACCTATTGATATTACAGATGGTAGTGGTAATATACAGTGGAAAGAAAAAAATATTTCTTTTGACAAACCAGCAGATTTTCTAGTAGTCATTGATGGAGAAAAAAAGTCACGTGTTCTTGTTGATGCATATTATGATAGCTTTTATTATATGTACTCTAAATTAAATATGATTGAAAAAAACCAGAGTTTTGAAAATAAGAATAATGGTATATTTAATCCTATTTATCTTTGTCTGAATAGAGAATTATTTTTACCTCAGGATAAAATAAAATTACCTCTGTCAAAATATGAAACAGGAAAATTAGTATATGGTGATGGAAATCCAGAACATAAAAATTATAATTCATTGGCTGATTTTATTATAAATGGTGATAACATTGAAATAAGGATTCCATGGGCACTACTAAATGTAATGGATCCTTCTACAAAAATGGTTATAGGAGATATGTATAAAGTTGGCATAATGCCTATTAAGACTAATGGTATTAGTATAGGATTATTAGCTCTAAAGGGAAATACTTTAGAAAGAGGTACTAGAATGGCTAATTACTCATGGAAGGAATGGGAGCAGCCAACGTACCACGAGAGATTGAAACCATCTTATTATATTATACAAAAGGCATTCAAAGATATTGAGGTGAAGTAA
- a CDS encoding MFS transporter, with amino-acid sequence MKKKDFLLFMIASAILGISQSIDSSVFNNFLNDTFHLTVTQRTILEIPREFPGFMVVFVSGFLMFLGDVRIAAVANILAAVGMMSLGFLTKSYGGMIIWLTIYSMGQHLFMPVSNSIGMNMAEDGNIGKRLGQINAVNTLVFLATSLITALIFKNISVNYKIAFLIGAVAFSLSAVLIFFMTPHKINVPKKKFVFRKEYSIFYVLSILYGARKQIFITFGPWVLIKVFNQGVSTFAILGFIVAGIGIFFKPFIGHMIDKLGERVVLAGEACILIFICLGYAFSKSLMYTIGMGSSAIYIICGCFVLDQLLVAAGMARSTYLKKIAVAPEDVSPTLSMGISIDHMVSMAVPFIGGFIWNSVGYEYVFIGGALIAIINLLVTSKIRTELPTQNINV; translated from the coding sequence ATGAAAAAGAAAGATTTTTTACTGTTTATGATTGCTAGTGCAATACTTGGAATAAGCCAAAGTATTGATTCATCAGTTTTTAACAACTTTTTAAATGATACATTTCATTTAACTGTAACCCAAAGGACAATTTTAGAAATACCTAGAGAATTTCCAGGATTTATGGTGGTATTTGTATCAGGATTTTTAATGTTTTTAGGTGATGTTAGAATTGCTGCAGTTGCAAATATACTAGCAGCGGTAGGGATGATGAGCTTAGGGTTTTTAACTAAGAGTTATGGTGGAATGATAATTTGGCTTACCATATACAGCATGGGGCAACATTTGTTTATGCCTGTATCAAATAGTATAGGAATGAATATGGCTGAGGACGGTAATATTGGGAAAAGATTAGGACAGATTAACGCAGTAAACACATTGGTATTTTTGGCTACAAGTTTGATTACAGCATTAATATTTAAAAATATTAGTGTAAATTATAAGATAGCATTTTTAATTGGCGCTGTAGCATTTTCTTTATCAGCAGTACTAATATTCTTTATGACACCCCACAAGATAAATGTTCCGAAGAAGAAATTTGTTTTTAGAAAAGAGTATTCAATATTTTATGTTTTAAGTATACTCTATGGAGCAAGAAAACAAATTTTTATTACCTTTGGACCTTGGGTACTAATAAAGGTGTTTAATCAAGGGGTTAGTACATTTGCAATTCTAGGCTTTATAGTGGCAGGTATAGGAATATTTTTTAAGCCATTTATAGGACATATGATTGATAAACTAGGAGAAAGAGTAGTGCTTGCTGGTGAAGCTTGCATACTTATTTTTATATGTCTTGGATATGCTTTTTCAAAGTCTCTCATGTATACTATTGGTATGGGAAGTTCAGCAATCTATATTATATGTGGGTGTTTTGTATTAGATCAGTTACTTGTAGCGGCAGGCATGGCTAGGTCAACATACTTGAAAAAAATAGCCGTAGCCCCTGAAGATGTTTCACCTACATTATCCATGGGAATAAGTATTGATCATATGGTATCAATGGCTGTGCCATTTATTGGAGGGTTTATATGGAATTCAGTAGGGTATGAATATGTATTTATCGGAGGGGCTTTAATTGCAATTATAAACTTATTAGTTACAAGTAAGATCCGTACCGAATTACCGACTCAAAATATAAATGTATAA
- a CDS encoding HEAT repeat domain-containing protein, which translates to MERYVYYSIILFSSFIFFLYAYLLYQKALEFIEAKKEKAFKKEVIPFIDKIMQDLENRYPDEDKILKIRTIIKNRIKRKLIIERIIVYTELYNGKIRNSMTRLCEETGIVDYELKNLKKGDKFNIALSCKNLGEFRSKRALSELVKIIDKNFVDIRYHSLMAISKIGDANSLVNAFNKLSSNLLLSDRSLTEIIDSFEGDKAQLYKSMINSDDVFLSTIFIKSAGNYMDIDLNYQISKYIDDEDKNRRIAAIKAIGQNGDVRFLDKLIDKLKDEEWEVRSTASKSLGRIGDSKALPKLVESLSDSQWWVRYNSARSIFQIPRGIEIIETVIKGEDKFAKDILIASLEDSGVINDIYLYENSQDEKKRNLAYLVRKYVIYRES; encoded by the coding sequence ATGGAGAGATACGTTTATTATTCAATAATATTATTTTCAAGTTTTATATTTTTCTTATATGCGTATTTATTGTATCAAAAAGCTTTAGAGTTTATCGAAGCAAAGAAAGAAAAAGCTTTTAAGAAAGAGGTTATACCATTTATTGATAAAATTATGCAGGACTTAGAGAACAGGTACCCAGATGAGGATAAAATTCTTAAAATAAGAACTATAATAAAAAATAGGATCAAAAGGAAACTAATTATAGAAAGAATTATTGTTTATACTGAATTATATAATGGTAAAATAAGAAATAGTATGACAAGATTATGTGAAGAAACGGGTATTGTGGATTATGAACTGAAAAATTTAAAAAAAGGTGATAAATTTAATATTGCTTTAAGTTGTAAGAATTTAGGCGAGTTTAGGAGTAAGAGAGCCTTAAGTGAGTTAGTTAAAATTATCGATAAGAATTTTGTTGATATTAGGTATCATTCCTTAATGGCTATATCAAAAATTGGAGATGCAAATAGTTTAGTTAATGCATTTAATAAACTTAGTAGTAATCTTTTATTAAGTGATAGAAGTTTGACAGAAATAATCGATAGCTTTGAAGGCGATAAAGCTCAGTTATACAAAAGTATGATTAATTCTGATGACGTATTTCTATCAACAATATTTATAAAATCTGCAGGAAATTATATGGACATTGATTTAAATTATCAAATATCCAAGTATATTGATGATGAAGATAAAAACAGAAGAATTGCAGCAATTAAAGCTATTGGGCAGAATGGAGACGTTAGGTTTTTAGATAAATTAATCGATAAATTAAAGGATGAGGAATGGGAGGTAAGGTCTACAGCTTCCAAAAGTCTCGGAAGAATTGGTGACTCAAAGGCTCTTCCAAAGCTTGTGGAATCATTATCGGATAGTCAGTGGTGGGTAAGATATAATTCTGCTAGATCTATTTTTCAAATACCTAGAGGAATAGAAATAATTGAAACGGTAATAAAAGGTGAAGATAAATTTGCAAAGGATATACTAATAGCTTCACTAGAAGATTCAGGAGTTATAAATGATATATATTTATATGAGAATTCACAGGATGAAAAAAAGAGAAATTTGGCCTATCTAGTTAGGAAATATGTCATTTATAGGGAAAGTTAG
- a CDS encoding cell wall hydrolase: protein MAYDNRELLARILKCEAGGEGENGMKAVASVIMNRVNVAFGEYQRICQGDIRKVIYQKGQFDCTRPVLGGQPNPQTIWANPPDQIHYDIADWAISGNRLFTVGASLWYFNPFNPSCPYTFPYNGTGSFQVRVVKHCFYNPTAAYAET, encoded by the coding sequence GTGGCCTATGATAACAGAGAACTACTAGCTAGAATTTTAAAATGTGAAGCAGGAGGCGAAGGCGAGAACGGAATGAAGGCCGTAGCCTCAGTTATAATGAACAGAGTAAATGTAGCCTTTGGCGAATATCAGAGAATATGCCAAGGGGATATTAGAAAAGTAATTTATCAAAAAGGACAATTTGACTGCACTCGTCCGGTTCTCGGAGGTCAGCCTAATCCACAAACTATATGGGCAAATCCTCCAGATCAAATTCATTATGATATAGCAGATTGGGCAATATCGGGTAATAGATTATTTACAGTTGGAGCTTCGCTGTGGTATTTTAATCCTTTTAATCCATCATGCCCATATACTTTTCCGTATAATGGAACTGGAAGTTTTCAAGTGAGGGTCGTTAAGCACTGCTTTTATAACCCTACGGCAGCATATGCAGAAACTTAA
- a CDS encoding DUF1294 domain-containing protein, giving the protein MKYLIIYIFAINLYAVLIMYIDKQRAIKKKWRIPEARLIFIAVILGSLGIMSGMGLFHHKTKHPKFTVGVPLIIICQLLILFKLNLFKL; this is encoded by the coding sequence TTGAAGTACCTTATTATATACATATTTGCAATAAATCTATATGCTGTGCTTATTATGTACATAGACAAGCAAAGGGCAATTAAAAAGAAATGGAGAATACCAGAAGCAAGGCTGATTTTTATTGCAGTTATACTAGGAAGCCTTGGGATAATGTCGGGAATGGGGTTATTCCATCATAAGACTAAGCATCCTAAATTTACTGTTGGTGTTCCTTTGATAATAATATGTCAATTGTTAATTCTATTTAAGTTGAATTTATTTAAGCTATAA
- a CDS encoding glycosyltransferase family 2 protein, with the protein MNWLLIKRIILYFNYFVLFYVLCINFIYFTQLILSAFSLSDYIRKILYSDFKKYSSSENMIPISVLVPAYNEEETIVENIKSLLSLNYPQFEVIVINDGSVDSTLSKVINKYNLKPINQPIRYNIKTKNVRGIYKNIDIPNLVVVDKENGGKADALNTGINISRYPVFAAIDADSILESNSLVRVIMPFIEYKETVAVGGIVRIANGSVVENGIIKKVGLPKNKIAMFQIIEYLRAFLTGRMGWDYVGSLLIISGAFGAFKKSEVIKVGGYSKETIGEDMELVVKLHEYMIRNKIKYSIKFIPDPVCWTQAPETMKDLRAQRKRWQIGLMDSLFRHKSMLFNPRFGSIGLIAAPYYWLFEMLGPIIELLGYILVPLSYVLGLLNVRFFVLFLAASILYGVILSLGAILLEEYTFNKYPSISQLLKLTIYGVLENFGYRQLTVVYRLEGILRFKRNKNSWGKIKRQSFNEKGITNK; encoded by the coding sequence ATGAATTGGCTGCTTATTAAAAGAATAATTTTATATTTCAATTATTTTGTACTGTTTTATGTTCTTTGTATTAATTTTATTTATTTTACTCAACTGATTTTATCAGCTTTTAGTTTGTCAGATTATATTAGAAAAATATTATATTCTGACTTTAAAAAATATTCCTCTTCTGAGAATATGATTCCCATATCAGTACTGGTGCCTGCATATAATGAAGAGGAAACCATAGTAGAGAATATAAAATCGCTATTATCATTAAATTATCCTCAGTTTGAGGTAATTGTTATTAATGATGGGTCTGTGGATAGTACACTTAGTAAAGTTATTAATAAATATAATTTAAAACCTATTAATCAGCCCATTAGATATAATATTAAAACAAAGAATGTAAGAGGAATTTATAAAAATATAGACATACCAAATCTAGTAGTGGTGGATAAAGAAAATGGAGGAAAGGCTGATGCTTTAAATACTGGTATTAATATATCAAGATATCCTGTTTTCGCAGCTATTGATGCAGATTCAATATTAGAAAGTAATTCACTTGTAAGAGTTATTATGCCATTTATAGAGTATAAAGAAACTGTGGCTGTTGGAGGCATAGTAAGGATAGCTAATGGAAGTGTTGTTGAAAATGGAATTATTAAAAAAGTAGGACTGCCTAAAAATAAAATAGCTATGTTTCAGATTATTGAATATTTAAGAGCATTTCTTACTGGACGTATGGGGTGGGATTATGTAGGGTCACTCTTAATAATATCAGGAGCATTTGGGGCATTTAAAAAATCTGAAGTAATTAAAGTTGGTGGATATTCCAAAGAAACAATTGGCGAAGATATGGAACTTGTAGTTAAATTGCATGAATATATGATTAGGAACAAGATAAAATATAGTATAAAATTTATACCTGACCCAGTTTGCTGGACACAAGCTCCTGAAACAATGAAGGATTTAAGAGCTCAAAGGAAAAGGTGGCAAATTGGGTTAATGGATAGTTTATTTAGGCATAAGTCTATGTTATTTAATCCTAGATTTGGCTCTATAGGACTCATTGCGGCACCGTATTACTGGTTATTTGAAATGTTAGGACCTATTATAGAATTACTAGGATATATTCTTGTACCATTATCGTATGTACTTGGGCTACTTAATGTTAGATTTTTTGTGTTGTTTTTGGCAGCATCTATATTATATGGGGTTATTCTTTCCTTAGGGGCTATATTGTTAGAAGAATATACATTTAATAAGTATCCAAGCATTTCCCAACTATTGAAGCTAACAATCTATGGTGTATTAGAGAATTTTGGATATAGGCAGCTCACAGTAGTATACAGGCTTGAAGGAATTCTTAGATTTAAAAGAAATAAGAATAGCTGGGGAAAGATTAAAAGACAGAGCTTTAATGAAAAAGGTATAACTAATAAGTAG
- a CDS encoding DMT family transporter, which translates to MKKGYIYSILSAILFGSAGLVIKFAYVGGIDSISLLTLQYIIAVVIMFIVLYIMDKKALKVNRNVLLHCAILGIVGNTFMTIFYYLAFKYLPVAMVAILLYTYPIMVFLYSFIFEKEKVDLKKFIALLMAFSGCVLALGLIGGKTSYSKVGIIYGVLSALFYAFMNIYSEKKLAKVDSLTINFYSTLFSLISLIIYRVPVFVLKGEVSISLIGYTTILAVLCEILPLTLLYAAIKRIGSLKVSIIGNLEIPTAMILSYIFLHETITFSQLIGAVFVFYAVYKIRS; encoded by the coding sequence TTGAAGAAGGGTTACATATATTCTATTCTATCTGCTATTTTATTTGGAAGTGCAGGATTGGTTATTAAATTTGCATACGTTGGAGGCATAGATTCCATTAGTTTGCTTACTCTTCAATATATAATTGCTGTAGTAATAATGTTTATAGTGTTATATATTATGGATAAAAAGGCATTGAAAGTTAACAGGAATGTATTGCTTCATTGTGCTATTTTAGGTATAGTAGGAAATACTTTTATGACCATATTTTATTATCTTGCCTTTAAGTATCTGCCAGTAGCTATGGTAGCTATACTTCTTTATACCTATCCTATAATGGTGTTTTTATACTCATTTATATTTGAAAAAGAAAAAGTTGACTTGAAAAAGTTTATTGCTTTACTTATGGCCTTTAGTGGATGTGTTCTTGCCTTAGGCTTAATAGGCGGAAAAACTTCATATTCAAAAGTTGGCATTATTTATGGAGTGCTTTCAGCTCTATTTTATGCATTTATGAATATATATAGTGAAAAGAAATTAGCAAAGGTAGATTCCTTAACAATTAATTTTTATTCTACTCTGTTTTCCTTAATCTCTCTGATTATATATAGAGTTCCAGTTTTTGTGTTAAAGGGAGAGGTATCAATAAGCCTTATTGGCTACACAACAATACTTGCAGTTTTATGCGAAATTTTACCGCTAACACTGCTTTATGCAGCAATAAAGAGGATTGGATCCTTAAAGGTATCAATTATTGGAAACCTTGAAATTCCAACAGCCATGATATTATCATATATCTTCTTACATGAGACCATAACTTTTTCGCAGCTAATTGGAGCAGTATTTGTGTTTTATGCTGTTTACAAAATACGAAGTTAA
- a CDS encoding DUF445 family protein, which yields MENIELFTNELTEEIIHVLKGENFKDNFKLIVSKEFSYILDSEKDVFFKSQAYENLKTKMTKQILEGGHSEIFKQQLSEVINQNLQNLEKSKYTLSEILPPSFTNSIKVYIYNESPKIIATIKEFINNPKTQRKLKEEISKSINGFNPMVAKFINANSIHAKVMEGINSYFDNQSNIMNIITSINSGIDNFMKKEISEFFIYFPQEGKNALAESLCSTIIENIFTESFVSSTIIRLEQNILNNPKNNINVNFSMSTLSSTLVSKFIDDYYDISLDMDNTRKLIRLFSEEIVNKLLEMPLKNFLIAE from the coding sequence ATGGAAAATATTGAGTTATTTACAAATGAACTAACTGAAGAAATTATACATGTTTTAAAAGGGGAAAACTTTAAAGATAATTTTAAATTAATCGTATCAAAAGAATTTTCATATATATTGGATTCTGAAAAAGATGTTTTTTTTAAGAGTCAGGCCTATGAAAATTTAAAAACTAAGATGACAAAACAAATACTTGAAGGCGGTCATTCGGAAATTTTTAAACAGCAGTTATCAGAGGTTATAAATCAAAACCTACAAAATCTTGAAAAATCAAAATATACACTTTCAGAAATTTTACCTCCATCCTTTACAAACAGTATTAAAGTTTATATTTACAATGAAAGTCCAAAAATTATTGCAACTATAAAGGAGTTTATTAATAATCCCAAGACTCAACGCAAATTAAAAGAAGAAATTAGTAAGTCTATAAATGGTTTTAACCCTATGGTCGCTAAATTTATAAATGCAAATTCTATCCACGCAAAAGTTATGGAAGGTATTAACTCTTATTTCGATAATCAAAGTAATATAATGAATATCATAACAAGTATTAATTCGGGTATTGATAATTTTATGAAAAAAGAAATATCTGAATTCTTCATTTACTTCCCTCAAGAGGGTAAGAATGCTCTGGCTGAGTCTCTATGTTCTACCATCATAGAGAATATATTTACTGAAAGCTTTGTATCATCCACTATAATACGTTTAGAGCAAAATATATTAAACAATCCAAAAAACAATATAAATGTAAATTTCTCAATGAGTACTCTTAGTAGTACATTAGTAAGTAAATTTATTGATGACTATTATGATATAAGCCTAGACATGGATAACACGAGAAAATTAATTAGACTTTTCTCAGAAGAAATTGTAAATAAGCTTCTAGAAATGCCTCTAAAAAACTTTCTTATTGCGGAGTAA